AGCACCTGTACGCGCTGCCCGAAGGGACGCGCATGATGACCAAGATTCCGTATATGGAATACTCGGTCGGCCTCGAAAATATTCTGAAATTCATCCGAATCGATTATATTCGCAGAATCAGCTACACGGAAGGGCTGAGCGAATCGGAGAAACACGGCTTCAAGATTTCTTTCCGCTTCACCATCTAGCTTGACGACGCCATGAAAAGATTTTTCCTGTTCATCCTGCTGGGATTCGCCTGCGCGCAGACGCTGCAGGCGCAAGACGCTGACAGTCTGAAGTTCAAACCCGTCCACATCGGCGTCCTGCTGCAGGGCAACTATTCCGGCGAATCGATGTATATCGCCGAATTCCGGATGTCCGCCTACCCCGACCTCGGATTCGAGGCCGGCACCTTCGTCGACTACCATCTCACGCGCGACCTGTTCATCGAGGTCCAGCTCCTCCTCGCCCTCCAGAACGGCACCTACGTGGCCACGGACTACGATCCCGGCTTCCTGTTCTGGAACCAGCGCAAGCTCACCAACCTGGCGGACATGAGCCTGATCGGAATGGACATTCCCCTCTATCTGAGCGGGCAGCTCCCCATCGGCACCGGACACCTCCGGCTGGGTGCGGGCCCCTATACGCATTTCACGTTCGACTCCTGGTCGCCCGGAGACAAGGATTTCGTCACCCCGTACAAGCGGATCGTCTCGGAAGACGAGGCGACGGGCGCGCCGCGCTATGCGCTCAGCGACTCCCACGCCGGCTTCGGCCTGTTCGCCGGCTACCAGTTCGAATCCGGCCTCCAGTTCAACCTGGGTGTCAAATACAGCATCCTGGACATCATCAACTACGAAAGCTCGTACTCGCACGCCCATCCCTACAAGCTCACCTTCGGGGCCGGCTGGCGTTTCTAGACTTCCTGACAATGAGTCACGTGCACACTCATACCGACGGGCCGGCCGACGCCGCCAACCGTCCGCTCAAGCGGGCTTACGGCGTCGCCATCGCCCTCAACTTCGCCTTCGTCGTCCTCGAATTCATCCTCGGGCGGACCAGCCATTCGGTCGGCCTGGTGTCCGATGCCGGCCACAAGCTGCTGGACGTCCTGATGCTGGTCCTCGCCCTCGTCGGCTTCCGCCTGGCGCGGCGGCCGGCCGCGGACGCCCGCCGCATCTCCGCCGTCATCGCCTTGATCAACACCGCCGTGCTGCTTTTCGCCGTGGTGATGATCGTCTTCGAGAGCATCGGCAAGCTCGCCGAACCCGCCCCCGTGGACGGTGCCGTCGTGTCGTGGACGGCCGCCGCGGGCATCATCGTCAGCGGCGCAAGCGCCTGGCTGCTGATGCGCCACCGCGGCGACATCAACACGCGCGCCGCCTTCCTGCACATGGCGGCCGACTCCCTGCTGTCGCTGGGCGTCGTGGTCGCCGGCGTCGTCATCAGCCGCACCGGCTGGGCCATGATCGACCCGGCCATCAGCCTGGTGATCGCCGCCGTGATCCTCTTCAACACACTCAAGCTCCTCGCGGACGCGTTCCGCTCGCTGCGGGGCTGAGCTTCAGCTGCTTCTCCCGCCACATCCGTGGCGGCATCCCGACCACCTCGGCGAACTGG
The sequence above is a segment of the Bacteroidales bacterium WCE2004 genome. Coding sequences within it:
- a CDS encoding Outer membrane protein beta-barrel domain-containing protein, producing the protein MKRFFLFILLGFACAQTLQAQDADSLKFKPVHIGVLLQGNYSGESMYIAEFRMSAYPDLGFEAGTFVDYHLTRDLFIEVQLLLALQNGTYVATDYDPGFLFWNQRKLTNLADMSLIGMDIPLYLSGQLPIGTGHLRLGAGPYTHFTFDSWSPGDKDFVTPYKRIVSEDEATGAPRYALSDSHAGFGLFAGYQFESGLQFNLGVKYSILDIINYESSYSHAHPYKLTFGAGWRF
- a CDS encoding cobalt-zinc-cadmium efflux system protein, producing the protein MSHVHTHTDGPADAANRPLKRAYGVAIALNFAFVVLEFILGRTSHSVGLVSDAGHKLLDVLMLVLALVGFRLARRPAADARRISAVIALINTAVLLFAVVMIVFESIGKLAEPAPVDGAVVSWTAAAGIIVSGASAWLLMRHRGDINTRAAFLHMAADSLLSLGVVVAGVVISRTGWAMIDPAISLVIAAVILFNTLKLLADAFRSLRG